One Onychostoma macrolepis isolate SWU-2019 chromosome 15, ASM1243209v1, whole genome shotgun sequence DNA segment encodes these proteins:
- the si:ch1073-83n3.2 gene encoding uncharacterized protein si:ch1073-83n3.2 isoform X1: protein MSAAVVHRGFLKKYGGFMFKQWKEKYLVLTVEGNLMVCRDADSPPDQVVALQSNCESIVEGKEILDLPRLPSGGRRDSCFALILPQEKFLLLLSDSPDECTQWLKLLRKVKEGVTSPLALKRQQSITPCITDREPIPDVSSDKDPSSPHLSDKGLSSPLVRSRENSFRHRGSVNQRPPRSPTAAAPLHSADCLRHGNSSDARAVRAVCLLMGGAAASSALGYLSSCPPASSTVAAHAPEVTHSTAFSEMSGGSSYHACSQAIESPHFNSFDFEGDSDFDAFDCGGFAF, encoded by the exons ATGAGCGCAGCGGTGGTGCACAGAGGATTCCTCAAGAAATATG GTGGCTTCATGTTCAAACAATGGAAGGAAAAGTACCTGGTGTTGACGGTGGAAGGGAATCTGATGGTGTGCCGAGATGCAGACTCACCTCCGGACCAGGTGGTGGCGCTGCAGAGTAACTGTGAGTCCATAGTGGAGGGTAAAGAAATCTTGGATTTGCCCCGTTTGCCCTCTGGAGGCCGCAGAGACAGCTGCTTCGCCCTCATCCTGCCCCAAGAAAAGTTCCTCCTCCTGCTCTCAGACAGTCCAGACGAGTGCAC TCAATGGCTGAAGTTACTCAGGAAGGTGAAAGAG GGTGTGACTTCCCCGCTCGCCCTAAAGAGACAGCAGAGCATCACGCCCTGCATCACGGACAGAGAGCCGATTCCAGACGTGTCCAGTGACAAAGACCCCTCATCCCCGCACCTGAGTGACAAGGGCCTGAGCTCCCCGCTGGTCCGCTCCAGAGAAAACTCCTTCAGACACAGAG GCAGCGTAAACCAGCGGCCTCCCCGCAGCCCCACTGCGGCTGCACCCCTTCACTCTGCAGACTGTCTGCGGCACGGAAACAGCAGCGACGCTCGGGCCGTGAGAGCCGTCTGTCTGCTGATGGGTGGAGCGGCCGCGTCCTCGGCGCTGGGATACCTCAGCTCCTGTCCACCCGCCTCCTCCACCGTGGCCGCCCACGCTCCTGAAGTGACCCACTCCACAGCGTTCTCAGAGATGAGCGGAGGCAGCTCTTACCACGCCTGCAGCCAAGCCATAGAGTCGCCACATTTTAACAGCTTTGACTTTGAGGGAGACTCTGATTTTGATGCTTTTGACTGTGGAGGGTTTGCTTTTTAA
- the si:ch1073-83n3.2 gene encoding uncharacterized protein si:ch1073-83n3.2 isoform X2 — protein MFKQWKEKYLVLTVEGNLMVCRDADSPPDQVVALQSNCESIVEGKEILDLPRLPSGGRRDSCFALILPQEKFLLLLSDSPDECTQWLKLLRKVKEGVTSPLALKRQQSITPCITDREPIPDVSSDKDPSSPHLSDKGLSSPLVRSRENSFRHRGSVNQRPPRSPTAAAPLHSADCLRHGNSSDARAVRAVCLLMGGAAASSALGYLSSCPPASSTVAAHAPEVTHSTAFSEMSGGSSYHACSQAIESPHFNSFDFEGDSDFDAFDCGGFAF, from the exons ATGTTCAAACAATGGAAGGAAAAGTACCTGGTGTTGACGGTGGAAGGGAATCTGATGGTGTGCCGAGATGCAGACTCACCTCCGGACCAGGTGGTGGCGCTGCAGAGTAACTGTGAGTCCATAGTGGAGGGTAAAGAAATCTTGGATTTGCCCCGTTTGCCCTCTGGAGGCCGCAGAGACAGCTGCTTCGCCCTCATCCTGCCCCAAGAAAAGTTCCTCCTCCTGCTCTCAGACAGTCCAGACGAGTGCAC TCAATGGCTGAAGTTACTCAGGAAGGTGAAAGAG GGTGTGACTTCCCCGCTCGCCCTAAAGAGACAGCAGAGCATCACGCCCTGCATCACGGACAGAGAGCCGATTCCAGACGTGTCCAGTGACAAAGACCCCTCATCCCCGCACCTGAGTGACAAGGGCCTGAGCTCCCCGCTGGTCCGCTCCAGAGAAAACTCCTTCAGACACAGAG GCAGCGTAAACCAGCGGCCTCCCCGCAGCCCCACTGCGGCTGCACCCCTTCACTCTGCAGACTGTCTGCGGCACGGAAACAGCAGCGACGCTCGGGCCGTGAGAGCCGTCTGTCTGCTGATGGGTGGAGCGGCCGCGTCCTCGGCGCTGGGATACCTCAGCTCCTGTCCACCCGCCTCCTCCACCGTGGCCGCCCACGCTCCTGAAGTGACCCACTCCACAGCGTTCTCAGAGATGAGCGGAGGCAGCTCTTACCACGCCTGCAGCCAAGCCATAGAGTCGCCACATTTTAACAGCTTTGACTTTGAGGGAGACTCTGATTTTGATGCTTTTGACTGTGGAGGGTTTGCTTTTTAA